The stretch of DNA TGCCACGGCAACCGCCACGCTCACCGTCACCGTCAAGGAGGCTGGAGAGGCGGTCATAAGGGAGCACACCGATGGCAGCCCGATGCTTGCCCTTCAGGCCAAATTCCCGGCGGAAAACACTCTGGGCAAGGCATATATAGACGTGTGGAAGGGTTCCTTCGAGGTCAAAAAGGGCATGTTCCTGGAGTATCAGATCTACATGCCTTCGGGTAACCCGCATTTTAAAGCCGGGGTGGAGGTTCACACCTCCGACGGAACCGTCCTGGGGAAAATCACCGATCCCAAACCGGTGGACCAGAACGGCGTTAGCTCTGCTCCATCGACTGACCTCGCCCAGGCTGCCCGTGATAGATGGTATCACAGGAAGATCTCCCTCGACGCCCTTGCGGGCAAAACCATAGATGCCATCGTGTTAGCGACTGAAAGCTCGGAGCATCAGCCGGGGCTGTTCAGAGCATACGTGGATAACATTCAGATAACCGACGGAAATGTAAGGCTGCTCGATGTCTACATAGACGGTGATAACGTCCCCGCCACCGGTCAGCCCGAATCGACCCTTTCGGAGACCATCCCGTCTGAAGGCGTTGAGGATGCTAAGGTCTCCGTCGAGAAGGTCGTTGCTGTTGAACCGGCGGGGAAACTGGTGACCCCATGGGCGAAGATCAAGGCGATGCGTTAGGTTAGATGGAGAGGTGAGGGAATTCGACTTCCCCGCCTCTCACCTGTGCAGAGGCTTTCCCAAAACATGTATCTTGTTTCACACCGTTTCGATCCCCCTCGCTTATAATCTCATAGTTTTAGTGTAGGCATAGAAGTTGCTAGATTTCCGTTGAGGAAATCTCGAATCTGTGTTATTATTTTTAGAAATCCAGCTTTGGGGTTGCTCGATGA from Candidatus Poribacteria bacterium encodes:
- a CDS encoding PKD domain-containing protein; amino-acid sequence: MDGEGTLLVLDFEVVEPKEVKVDLSIKLSDSNAQEIPVADVLPLTVKPAGAENQPPVAVAGENLTVKVGEEITFDGGKSSDPDGQIASYEWDFGDGTKAEGVQVKKIYDKPGEYQVTLTVTDDKGATATATLTVTVKEAGEAVIREHTDGSPMLALQAKFPAENTLGKAYIDVWKGSFEVKKGMFLEYQIYMPSGNPHFKAGVEVHTSDGTVLGKITDPKPVDQNGVSSAPSTDLAQAARDRWYHRKISLDALAGKTIDAIVLATESSEHQPGLFRAYVDNIQITDGNVRLLDVYIDGDNVPATGQPESTLSETIPSEGVEDAKVSVEKVVAVEPAGKLVTPWAKIKAMR